In Janthinobacterium sp. J1-1, a single genomic region encodes these proteins:
- a CDS encoding HlyD family efflux transporter periplasmic adaptor subunit: MDLALDPGIIKRRQRHKALAIAALLGMLCLAAWGINRVVGPSVDAAGLMLAQVRVGNIANTINASGIVIPVHEELVSSPIQTHVAKVHAKLGQQVRAGELLLELDERAVVLAIDSIREQLAQQENRIAALTLELSQKRKQTASAIELLQLDLEAARVRLARSQTLRKAGGVSAEDLLTAELNVRRIEIQLRQQREQIDDNQRVTSINIEGARLQKNILQKQLAQQQQLFEQTRVRAPFTGMLTQLMAEEGASVGNGQLVAKVSELNNYKVEASLSDYHARALGAGQAVLVEQGNVKLAGQVQTILPEIQNGTVKLLVTLAEPNHPMLRNKLRVEVNIVTEQKSNTLLADAGPAFNGRGPQDIFVVRDGVARKTTLNIGASDGKSVEILSGARAGERLIISDTSRYKDRDSVRVAE, from the coding sequence ATGGATCTCGCCCTCGACCCCGGCATCATCAAACGCCGCCAGCGCCACAAGGCGCTGGCCATCGCCGCGCTGCTGGGCATGCTGTGCCTGGCCGCGTGGGGCATCAACCGGGTGGTCGGTCCCAGCGTGGATGCGGCCGGCCTGATGCTGGCGCAGGTGCGGGTCGGCAATATTGCCAATACCATCAATGCGTCCGGCATCGTGATTCCGGTGCACGAGGAACTGGTGTCGAGTCCGATCCAGACCCATGTGGCCAAGGTGCATGCCAAGCTGGGCCAGCAGGTACGGGCCGGCGAGTTGCTGCTGGAGCTGGACGAGCGCGCCGTGGTGCTGGCCATCGACAGCATCCGGGAGCAACTGGCGCAGCAGGAAAACCGTATCGCCGCGCTGACGCTGGAGCTGTCGCAGAAGCGCAAGCAGACGGCCAGCGCGATCGAGCTGCTGCAGCTCGACCTGGAGGCGGCGCGCGTGCGGCTGGCCCGTTCGCAGACCCTGCGCAAGGCGGGCGGCGTGTCGGCCGAGGATTTGCTGACGGCCGAGCTGAACGTGCGGCGCATCGAGATCCAGCTGCGCCAGCAGCGCGAACAGATCGACGACAACCAGCGCGTCACCTCGATCAATATCGAAGGGGCGCGGCTGCAAAAGAACATCTTGCAAAAGCAGCTGGCGCAACAGCAGCAGCTGTTCGAGCAGACCCGCGTGCGCGCGCCGTTTACCGGCATGCTGACGCAGCTGATGGCCGAGGAGGGCGCCAGCGTCGGCAACGGCCAGCTGGTGGCCAAGGTGTCCGAATTGAACAATTACAAGGTCGAGGCCTCGCTGTCCGACTATCATGCGCGCGCGCTCGGCGCCGGCCAGGCGGTGCTGGTGGAGCAGGGCAACGTCAAACTGGCCGGACAGGTGCAAACCATACTCCCGGAGATCCAGAACGGCACCGTCAAGCTGCTGGTCACGCTGGCCGAGCCGAACCATCCCATGCTGCGCAACAAGCTGCGGGTCGAGGTCAACATCGTCACCGAGCAAAAGAGCAACACCTTGCTGGCCGATGCCGGCCCGGCATTCAACGGCCGTGGCCCGCAAGACATCTTCGTGGTGCGCGACGGCGTGGCCCGCAAGACGACGCTCAATATCGGCGCCAGCGACGGCAAGAGCGTCGAGATCCTGTCCGGCGCGCGCGCCGGCGAGCGTCTCATCATTTCAGATACCAGCCGCTACAAGGACCGCGACAGCGTCCGCGTGGCCGAATAA
- a CDS encoding ABC transporter permease: MFRNYMLTAWKVFLRRKMFTAINLLCIVLTLVVLMVVAALLQNTFYPTGVEGKSARFVQMVMVESSHTDKGARRRGTLGYKMIAQYLKPLKGVEAVSVFSFPQAVSVYQADRVSDRQMRLTDAEYWKILDFALVSGRTINADDVEQGRMVAVINQSTARQLFPGQTWLGQKFNANGQIFSVVGVVRDEMHINAYSDIWVPLTSAPSSDYKDKLFGMFSTMILAYRAEDLPAIKHQIVEVAKTVQYPDPNQFNTTRFWGDSKLQLFARTLLADQTEEGGAGKLLAIIVTLMVLFMMLPALNLVNLNVGRIMERSSEIGVRKAFGATSAQLVAQLVLENVLLCLVGGAIGLVCAAGALWWLESSGLIPYLKVHLNFAVFGYGLLITLVFGVLSGLIPALKMARLDPVHALKGTA, translated from the coding sequence ATGTTCAGGAATTATATGCTGACGGCGTGGAAGGTTTTTCTGCGCCGCAAAATGTTCACCGCCATCAACCTGCTGTGCATCGTGCTCACGCTGGTGGTGCTGATGGTGGTCGCGGCGCTGCTGCAAAACACGTTTTATCCGACCGGCGTGGAAGGCAAGAGCGCGCGTTTCGTACAGATGGTGATGGTGGAATCGAGCCATACCGACAAGGGCGCTCGCCGCCGCGGCACGCTGGGCTACAAGATGATCGCGCAATACCTGAAACCCCTCAAGGGCGTCGAAGCCGTGTCGGTGTTCAGCTTTCCGCAAGCGGTGTCGGTGTACCAGGCCGATCGCGTCAGCGACCGCCAGATGCGCCTGACCGACGCCGAATACTGGAAGATCCTCGATTTCGCGCTGGTGTCGGGCCGCACCATCAATGCCGACGATGTCGAGCAGGGCCGCATGGTGGCCGTGATCAACCAATCGACGGCGCGTCAGCTATTTCCGGGCCAGACCTGGCTGGGCCAGAAATTCAACGCCAACGGACAGATCTTCAGCGTGGTCGGCGTGGTGCGGGACGAGATGCACATCAACGCCTATTCCGACATCTGGGTGCCGCTGACCAGCGCGCCGTCGAGCGACTACAAGGACAAGCTGTTCGGCATGTTCAGCACCATGATCCTGGCCTACCGGGCCGAGGATCTGCCAGCCATCAAGCACCAGATCGTCGAGGTGGCAAAAACCGTGCAGTATCCCGACCCCAACCAGTTCAACACCACGCGCTTCTGGGGCGATTCCAAACTGCAGCTGTTCGCCCGTACCTTGCTCGCCGACCAGACCGAGGAGGGTGGCGCCGGCAAGCTGCTGGCCATCATCGTCACCCTGATGGTGCTGTTCATGATGCTGCCGGCGCTGAACCTGGTCAACCTGAACGTGGGCCGCATCATGGAGCGCAGCAGCGAAATCGGCGTGCGCAAGGCGTTTGGCGCCACCAGCGCCCAACTGGTGGCGCAACTGGTGCTGGAAAACGTGTTGCTGTGCCTGGTTGGCGGTGCCATCGGCCTGGTCTGCGCGGCCGGCGCGCTGTGGTGGCTGGAAAGCTCGGGCCTGATTCCGTATCTGAAAGTTCACCTGAACTTCGCCGTGTTTGGCTACGGCCTGTTGATCACGCTGGTGTTCGGCGTGCTGTCGGGCCTGATCCCGGCCTTGAAAATGGCCCGCCTCGACCCGGTCCACGCCCTGAAAGGAACTGCCTGA
- a CDS encoding ABC transporter ATP-binding protein, producing MIRLEKVSKTYRTDKVETLALKDIDLHVAKAEFVCIMGPSGCGKSTLLNLIGLLDHPGSGAITVGGAPVASYKDKYVARLRNNTFGFIFQSFHLINDLRVIDNVELPLLYRDMSAKKRQRLAREALEKVGLGARMDHYPNQLSGGQQQRVAIARAIVGQPQVLLADEPTGNLDSKMGQEVMDILLKLNSEGTTVVMVTHNEQEARLAGRVVRVFDGQLVA from the coding sequence ATGATCCGCCTGGAAAAAGTCAGCAAGACCTACCGGACCGACAAGGTCGAAACCCTGGCCCTGAAAGACATCGACCTGCATGTGGCGAAAGCTGAATTCGTCTGCATCATGGGGCCCAGTGGCTGCGGCAAGAGCACGCTGCTCAATCTGATCGGCCTGCTCGACCATCCGGGCAGCGGCGCAATCACGGTGGGCGGTGCGCCGGTGGCCTCGTACAAGGACAAATATGTGGCCAGGCTGCGCAACAACACCTTCGGCTTCATCTTCCAGAGCTTTCATCTGATTAATGATTTGCGCGTGATCGACAATGTCGAGCTGCCGCTGCTGTACCGTGACATGTCGGCCAAGAAGCGCCAGCGGCTGGCGCGCGAGGCGCTGGAAAAAGTCGGCCTGGGCGCGCGCATGGACCATTACCCGAACCAGTTGTCGGGCGGCCAGCAGCAGCGGGTGGCGATTGCCCGCGCCATCGTCGGTCAGCCGCAGGTGTTGCTGGCCGACGAACCGACCGGCAACCTCGACAGCAAGATGGGCCAGGAGGTGATGGACATCCTGCTCAAGCTCAACAGCGAGGGCACTACCGTCGTGATGGTCACCCACAACGAGCAGGAAGCGCGGCTGGCCGGGCGCGTGGTGCGCGTGTTCGACGGCCAACTGGTCGCCTGA
- a CDS encoding transglutaminase family protein codes for MWLRTACKLEFTLDAPTPFILMLRARSGAQQWVAREVYTLVPSVPVVEFTDMYGNLCQRLVAPAGEFAIETSADVLTAEAIDVAPGAPFDAVQLLPDAVLAFLLPSRYCESEQFATMAGEIVAGVAPGYDQVAAICDWIRREVRFDPGTLYGHMTATEVNLRREGVCRDLAHLGIALCRSLCIPARMVVGYLHELAPMDLHAWFEAWVGGRWYTFDPTQAIARGGRVTLGFGRDAADVAIFNQFGPALPPHRMQVTVQLLEDPV; via the coding sequence ATGTGGCTGCGTACTGCCTGCAAGCTGGAGTTCACCCTTGACGCTCCGACCCCGTTCATTCTGATGTTGCGTGCGCGCAGCGGCGCCCAGCAATGGGTGGCGCGCGAGGTCTACACGCTTGTGCCCAGCGTGCCGGTGGTGGAATTTACCGACATGTATGGCAATCTGTGCCAGCGCCTGGTGGCGCCGGCCGGCGAATTTGCCATCGAGACCTCGGCCGATGTGCTGACCGCCGAAGCCATCGATGTGGCGCCCGGCGCGCCGTTCGATGCCGTGCAACTGCTGCCCGACGCGGTGCTGGCCTTCCTGCTGCCCAGCCGGTATTGCGAATCAGAGCAGTTCGCCACCATGGCGGGCGAGATCGTCGCCGGCGTGGCGCCGGGATACGACCAGGTGGCCGCCATCTGCGACTGGATACGGCGCGAGGTGCGCTTCGACCCGGGCACCCTCTACGGCCATATGACGGCCACCGAGGTCAACTTGCGGCGCGAGGGCGTATGCCGCGACCTGGCCCACCTGGGCATCGCCCTATGCCGCAGCCTGTGCATCCCGGCGCGCATGGTGGTGGGTTACCTGCATGAGCTGGCGCCGATGGACCTGCATGCCTGGTTCGAGGCCTGGGTGGGTGGCCGCTGGTATACCTTCGACCCGACGCAAGCGATTGCGCGCGGCGGCCGCGTCACGCTGGGCTTTGGACGCGACGCCGCCGACGTGGCGATCTTCAACCAGTTTGGACCGGCGTTGCCGCCGCACCGGATGCAGGTAACGGTGCAGCTGCTTGAGGACCCTGTTTGA
- a CDS encoding putative zinc-binding peptidase, which yields MKTFHCDKCSQQVFFENTHCSNCDSMLGYEPALRTINSYEPAENGLWRSLNTRDAGKLYKQCGNYVEHNVCNWMIPADDAHELCESCQFTTVIPSLSSEKNLVLWSRLETAKRRLLFSLAALNLTPDSKEDAPDTGLAFQFLEDGVTDQCVMTGHDDGLITLNIAEADPAERERTREQMHERYRTLLGHFRHESGHYYFDRLVVDSQWIASFRALFGDERADYGEALQRHYNEGPVTDWEEHFVSSYASSHPWEDWAETWAHYLHMLDTLETAHACGLSLKPAKADEPSLDGVTLPTKIDTFDDTLSDWFALTYVLNSLNRSIGMPDSYPFKLSTPVLEKLTFVHKVVTSYKKTGIKQGPQAAAPLPASGAAATPVQTG from the coding sequence ATGAAAACGTTTCATTGCGACAAGTGTTCACAACAGGTCTTTTTTGAAAATACCCACTGCTCCAACTGCGACAGCATGCTGGGCTACGAGCCCGCCTTGCGCACCATTAACAGCTACGAGCCGGCCGAGAATGGCCTGTGGCGCAGCCTGAACACCCGGGACGCGGGCAAACTGTACAAGCAGTGCGGCAACTATGTGGAGCACAATGTGTGCAATTGGATGATCCCCGCCGACGATGCGCATGAACTGTGCGAATCGTGCCAGTTCACGACGGTGATTCCGTCGCTGTCGTCGGAGAAGAACCTGGTGCTGTGGTCGCGCCTGGAAACGGCCAAGCGCCGGCTGCTGTTTTCGCTGGCCGCGCTGAACCTGACGCCGGACTCGAAAGAGGACGCACCGGACACCGGCCTGGCCTTCCAGTTCCTGGAGGACGGCGTGACGGACCAGTGCGTGATGACGGGCCATGACGACGGGCTGATCACGCTCAATATCGCCGAAGCCGATCCGGCCGAGCGCGAACGCACGCGCGAACAGATGCATGAGCGCTACCGTACCCTGCTGGGACATTTCCGCCACGAAAGCGGCCACTATTATTTCGACCGGCTGGTAGTCGACAGCCAGTGGATAGCCAGTTTCCGCGCGCTGTTTGGCGACGAGCGCGCCGATTACGGCGAAGCGCTGCAGCGTCACTACAACGAAGGTCCGGTCACTGACTGGGAAGAGCATTTCGTCAGCAGCTATGCCAGTTCCCACCCGTGGGAAGACTGGGCCGAAACCTGGGCCCATTACCTGCACATGCTCGACACGCTGGAAACGGCGCACGCCTGCGGCCTGTCGCTCAAGCCCGCCAAGGCCGACGAGCCGTCGCTGGACGGCGTGACCCTGCCCACGAAGATAGACACGTTCGACGATACATTGAGCGACTGGTTCGCGCTGACTTACGTGCTCAACAGCCTCAATCGCAGCATCGGCATGCCGGACTCGTATCCGTTCAAGCTCAGTACGCCGGTGCTGGAGAAGCTGACGTTCGTGCACAAGGTGGTGACGTCGTACAAGAAGACCGGCATCAAACAGGGTCCTCAAGCAGCTGCACCGTTACCTGCATCCGGTGCGGCGGCAACGCCGGTCCAAACTGGTTGA
- a CDS encoding ABC transporter permease: MLRHLLKLIWKRKSRNLMLSLEILLAFLVVFAIAAFGLRHYQLYQLPTGHEWRNQWSVSMRAAKELPNDAAIFDNLRRSLLDLPEVESVAFSWFGTYEMSRWTEEYTLPDGSSQITIDGLGVSDDYFRTMDMKLAAGRWFSRADDGADATPVVINQLVADKLFPGKNPIGQLYITKQEGKEAPKRYRVTGVVAQFRPQGELQEPVYLMLPRWIPGVGKDTVNNIMLKLRPGTPRTFETRLNARLKQVRGDWNYIVTPLPDGRKSMLGTQMIPLTILSVIAAFLLVMVAFGLFGVLWQNTTQRIPEIGLRRALGASAGDVYRQIIAEQMLLSSGAMAVALLLLVQLPLTGVFGENLDWTVFFMASALSAGVIYLLSLLCSLYPGWRAARLSPTQALHYE, from the coding sequence ATGTTGCGCCATCTGTTGAAGCTGATCTGGAAACGAAAATCCCGCAACCTGATGCTGAGCCTGGAAATCCTGCTGGCCTTTCTGGTGGTGTTCGCCATCGCCGCCTTCGGCCTGCGCCACTACCAGCTATACCAGTTGCCAACCGGGCACGAATGGCGCAATCAGTGGTCGGTGAGCATGCGCGCGGCCAAGGAGTTGCCGAATGACGCCGCCATCTTCGACAACCTCCGGCGCAGCCTGCTCGATTTGCCCGAGGTGGAGTCGGTCGCCTTCAGCTGGTTCGGCACGTACGAGATGTCGCGCTGGACCGAGGAGTACACGCTGCCGGATGGCAGCAGCCAGATCACGATCGATGGCCTGGGCGTGTCCGACGATTATTTCAGGACCATGGACATGAAGCTGGCCGCCGGGCGCTGGTTTTCCAGGGCGGACGACGGCGCCGACGCCACGCCGGTCGTCATCAACCAGCTTGTGGCCGACAAACTGTTTCCGGGCAAGAATCCGATTGGCCAGCTGTACATCACGAAACAGGAAGGCAAGGAAGCCCCGAAGCGCTACCGCGTGACCGGCGTGGTGGCGCAGTTCCGCCCCCAGGGCGAACTGCAGGAGCCGGTCTACCTGATGCTGCCGCGCTGGATACCGGGCGTGGGCAAGGACACGGTCAACAACATCATGCTCAAGCTGCGCCCGGGCACGCCGCGTACGTTTGAAACCCGGCTCAATGCGCGTCTGAAGCAGGTGCGCGGCGACTGGAACTATATCGTCACGCCGCTGCCCGATGGCCGCAAGTCGATGCTCGGCACGCAGATGATACCGTTGACGATACTGTCGGTGATCGCCGCCTTTCTGCTGGTGATGGTGGCCTTCGGCCTGTTCGGCGTGCTGTGGCAAAACACCACGCAGCGCATTCCGGAGATCGGCCTGCGCCGTGCGCTGGGCGCCAGTGCCGGCGATGTCTACCGCCAGATCATCGCCGAGCAGATGCTGCTCAGTTCGGGCGCGATGGCCGTGGCGCTGTTGCTGCTGGTGCAACTGCCGCTGACCGGCGTATTCGGCGAGAACCTCGACTGGACGGTATTTTTCATGGCCAGTGCGCTATCGGCAGGCGTGATCTATCTGCTATCCTTGCTCTGTTCGCTATACCCGGGCTGGCGCGCCGCGCGCCTGAGCCCGACCCAGGCGCTGCACTATGAATAA